TGGTAATACCAGTAATAATTGGGGTATAGAAAACCCACAAAACAAAAGGCAGGACGCCTACGGCGTCCTGCCTTTTGTTTTGTGGGTTTTATCTCGTATCCTCTATCGCCAAGCTATATTTGATACCTAAAAGCATTATCACCCCAAGAGCCACAAACATATAATTCATTCCAAAATAGCTCAAGAACCAAGTCGCAAGAAGCGGTCCAATAACATAAGCTATCGGTGATGTCATTCTAAAGACACTTATCAGATTTGTATTTTCTGTATTTATCTTCTTAAAGAAATAAGTTTCGGTCATTATCTCGATCACTGCAGCACCAACTCTTGTGATAAAAAGCATTACTCCCCAAAGTAAGAAACTTTTCGCTGACATAAAAGTCAAAACGCATGTAGAGATCGCCATTATCAAAAACCCGACACAGAGAAGCTCTTTTTCTCCAAGTTTTTTGTCGGCAAGCCAGCCAAGTGGCACTTGCACAAGAATAAACGGCACGAGCATTATGGTAAAAGCCACACCAATCTGTTGCCAACTGAAGCCAAGATATTGATTCAAATATATCGGAGTATAAATAATCATCCAAGAATAAAATATATGTAAAAGTAGATTCGCCATCGTGATAGAGCGAATATTTTTATTGTCAGCAATTTCTTTTACGGTATCCAGGAGTTTAAAATGTTTATATCTTGTATCCTTGAAATCTCGCAAGCTAAGCGTCGCCACTAGGACGACAATAGCCATTATAAAAGCAGAAATCAAAAACACTTTTTGAAAAGAATTCTCACCGGAAAGATATGCCGAGGCAAGCGGAGCGAATATCCACGCTATGTTTATAGAAGTAAGGTAAAAGCTTCTGATTCTTCCGGTCTCAACATTTCTGGAATAATGTTCCACGAAGACATCAAAACAATATCCGATCAGTATGGTCACAACATAAGCGATTAAGAAGGCGACAAGAAGGACAAGTGGATTATTGGCTAGTGCAAGCACCGCCAAAACAGCAGTATTGATGGCCGAAAGGCCTATAACGGTCCTATAATTACCAAGTCGCGACAATATCCATGGTATGGCGAAAAAGCCAATAATGGTCAAAATAGAGGCTATGGCATAGATTATACCGACCAGCTTTTCAGCTGTTATTTGGCTCAAAAAGCTTGAATTTACATATGACGGTAAGGCCGTTCTTAAAGCAAAAATAAAACCGACGATATATAAGACTAGGAGCGATGATCTTCTGAAATTGGGTACTGCTTTTTGTATTACTGACATAGATTATTTCAAAATAACTGGGATAAAGATGTTCTGATCTAGATCGGGGTTGTCTGAAGGATTGTCTTTTTTTAATACAAGTAACACACGTTTTGTGTTTGTTGCCTTCTCATAAGAAATCTCGGCTGAGAAATTTATAAAATCTTCTGTCATCCAATTTTCAGAAGAAGTGGCTATGCCGGAGGCGATCGTATTGCCATTTGAATCTACTAGATCTATTGGGAATGAACCCTCAAAAAACCATGTCCCCCTAGCCTTTCCAGAAATCTTTATCGGGCTTTTTACCTCTTGATTGTCCTTCGGCATTACAACTTGTATAGGCAATTCTGAATTTATACTTGGAGCTACTACTTCCCTTCTACCCCAATCAAAAATTAATGCCATAAAAATTATGACTACGATTATCAGTATTAAAACTATAATTGATTTCTTCATACCTAATTTTTTGTGTTTTTAGTTCTTTACTTCCCTTATCCAAGTCGGATATCCTTGCACTCCTTTATCAAGACAAATATTTATATTGTCCGGACATTCTACATATTTTATATATTTGAAAGAATCGCCAAACAAAGCTTTTTGTGCAGTGCAATGCGAGCACCAAACTGCTCCGTACATCGTAAAACCCTTATCTGTCAGGCATTTAGCAAAAGAGTTTTTGTCGGCAGTCAGGGGGCAGCTAGAAATTTCAGCAAGTCTTTCAAGTGACATCTGCCCTTCAAAAAGATTATCTTTCGATACGGCCTGATTCCCGTTGCGTCCTCCTGCCAAGTTGAATATTGCAAAAAGCGCTATCAGGATTATTACCACAATCGCAACCGCTATTATGATTTTATTTTCTTTATTCATATTTTTATTCCTTACAACAATCTACAAGTTTGTTGACTATATCTTTCATTGTCCACGGCTTTTCTTCATTTGCCATATCTTTAATATCACAAACTTCCACAATTTTCAGACGCAAAGCAAAAAACATGGTGAACATTTTATGCGCTTGTTCAAATGTCTCTATGGCTTCTGCTTTTTTCCCGTCAGACTGGAGCTTTGTCCCGACTTCAAAAAGTCTCATACAAGTGGCGAGCAAATGCTTTGAAATACACCAGGTTTCGCCCTCTGTCTTGTCTATCATTTTACCGAGAAGTTTGGTGCGCATTCCGCGGATTTCATTGAGCATTTCAAAATATTCCGGCTTGTCTGTTTTCGCTCCGGTGAAAAACATATGCTCTTCCAAGCTAATCAAGTTCATCACGGCAATAGCAAGATCTTCTTCAGTAGAGAGGTCAAAATTCCTCCCCTTTTTCATTTCTTCTATCTTCTTCAAAACTTCATTGTAATTTAATTCTTTCATTTTATTTAGATTAGCTACCGCAAGTAATACTGTTTTCAGAGCACGGATATTTTTTTGCTAAAAAATTCCTCGTGCTCGCGCCAGTCGCGCTCCCAAGTCTCTGAAAACAGTATTACTTGCGGTAGCTCACTGACAAAGTTATTGTATCACAAAAATTAATAGACCCAAAAGTATCATTATTATAGCCACCCAAACTCTGGCTTGCTTGGTTTCTGCCCTTCTCACCTTATCCATAGCCTCTAAAACCTGCCTATTTACAGCTATGAGAAGTGCTATAAGAAGTGGTAGTACAAACATTAAATTATAGAAGATAAGGTACCAAAAACCCCTTAAGACGTTGTTTTGATCGTGCAAAAGTCCGAGGACAAAAAGGTATGGTCCGCCTGTGCATGGGAATTCAAAAAGTCCGACGACGAATCCGAGTATGAGAGCTGTCGGTATTGTCGCTTTTTCTACAAGCGTTGCAATTCTTTTATATCCGATCTCTGGAATCTTCAGCTTGATTGGAAAATTCGGGAAGAATTCATTGATAAGGCCGATCGCTCCGAAAATAATTATTGCTAAAGCTCCGAGTTTTGCCATAATATTGGGAATGTTCAAAATACTCAAAACATGAAGTATGCCGAGACCGATCAAAACATAAGTGGCGAAAATCCCAAAAATATATGCGAGCCCAGCTTCCACTATTTTTCTCCTGCTTCTGCCGAGACTAAAGAGAAAAGCGACTGTAAGGAAAAGTACTGAAAATGCGCAAGGATTCAAACTATCTACTATTGCAGAAATACCGACAAGTGCCGGCAAAAATCCATTATATGTTCTCAAGTCTGGTAATCTGAAGTGGAAAAACCCCGAATATGCCAAAATCAAAATAACAATCGCGAGCACCAATATCCCCACCGCCCCCCATTTCCTCTTTTCCATATGGGGGATATTATAGCATAAGAATTTAATAAGATTTTATTCAAAATCCAATAACAAAGCATTGTGATCGGACACTTCTTCCGGTAAAACCTTAAAATCTTCAACCTTTATATCTTTGCTTGTAAAAATGTAATCGGCATACTTTTCTGGCTTCGTATAAAGACTTGTCCTCGTAGATTTTATATTATTTTCTTTAATCAGATTTCTTAAACCAATCTTCTCAAATTTGTTGAGACTTTCAGTTTCAGGTAAGAGGTTAAAATCCCCACACAAAACCACAGGACTAGAAGCCTTTTTAATAAAATCAACTATTTTATCTGATTGTAAAAGTCTATCTTCACTATCGCCCTTTCCTTTGCCATTCCACAAACCGTGGAAATTTATTACTGTCCTTGACCCTTTCTCTGTATCGATTTTTATATACTGAATATTTCTAGCATGGTGGCCAACATCACCTTCTGGTATATGACCCTTTTCCTTATGTACAAAAACCTCACCTTCCTCGAGAACTTCTAGATCTTTCTTTATTAACATCAAAAGCCCATAGTGGTCCATAAGATGCGGACGAAAATACGCTGTATAATTTGGTAAAATCCTAGATATTTCCTGCTTACCATTAATCATTATTTTATCGTGTTCAAGATTCCTTCCACCGACAACTTGTCCATCCAACTTCTTGTATGGACCGGCCCAGATTTCTTGCAGACAAAAAATATCAACCTCGTTTCTATATTTTTCAAAAAATGATAATAATAAATCTTTGCCAGCCAAACCTCCCCACGTATTTAGAGAAACGATTTTCATAGCTGCGGGGCTTGGACTCGAACCAAGATTCTATGCTCCAGAGGCATATGTCCTACCATTAGACGATCCCGCAATATTCATACTATATACTTTTTTCTTTTTAAAATCCAGCCCGGGGTATAGGCTTTTCGCCGTTTTCTAGCGCTAGACGATATCGTCGTCTCTTCACTTAAATATAAGAATTATATATCTGACATCTCTTAATTCTGCTATAATAAACTTATGAAAAATGTAGCAGATTTCTTTTTTCTTGAAAGAGTTCCAAAGGGGTATCCGATGGACGTCTTATATATAAATCTCGGTCATACAAATATAGCAAAGAGGCCGGAGTTTGGCCTCAAAACCCAGGGTGCGATGATTCTAGTCTTTAGTGAGGGGCATTATGATATTTTTCTAGAAAAAGAAAAGTGGTTCAAGGCTGGGCAGACGGTACTGGATTATGTATTGGAAAATGATGACAGATTTATTGCTTGGGAGAGAAAAACTAGAAGATGGCTTGCGTACATTGCGGAAGTAAATAATAAATTTAAAAAGATAGATTTTGGTGTATTTACTGATAAAGAACTGATGCAGCAATTAGATTGGATTTTAGAATTTGAAAAGACAGATGGTATAGAAAATGCAGAGATAACATCAAGTAATTATGGAACAAATTTAATTTACCAGAGATTTGAATCGACTTTGAAAGAACTCGGTTTCGCTCCTCATAATATTGGTCAAATTCTATTACGATCCACAAGATCCTTCCCTCTTATCGAATACGAGAAGGAAATCAGTAGACTAGCTATTTGGCTGATAAACGAAAAGAAAAATTATGTACTGGATTATGAAATTGCCGATCAAGAGATATTGAATAAGATAGAAAATATTCTCGATGAATATGATTGGCTTGATGCAAGCTTGGCTAGTAAGCCAAAATCTATTCAGAACGTAATAGATGATATAAATGTACTACTTCAATTTAAAGACAAGCTATCTAAGGTCATTGCTGAGAGAGAATATGATCGAGAAGATAAAAGATCTGAAAGAGAGAAGGTCTTAGAGGCTGTTTTACAAAGAGCATCGTCTAAACAAAAAAGAGTTATCGATTTTGCAATAGAAAGTAGCGAACTTGGAAGAATATTGGTGGATGAGATAATGAAATTTATTTATTATCGTCGAAGGATTTATGCCGAGATAGGAAAGAGGATAAGACTTTCTGAAATCGAGACAAAATATCTTTTACCAGAAGAAATAAGATCCTGTCTACTACACTCTACAAAGCCTGATATAGAGATTGTAAGACAACGCCAAGAGATATTTGTTTGCATATTAGAAAATGATCAGATTGATATATATACTGGGCAACAAGCAAAGGAGTGGCGAGACAAACTAAAGGAGATTGTCTCAAATGATGTACGACCCTTAAAAGGAGAAATTGCTTTTAGCAAAGGTAAAATAAAAGGAATCGCCAAAATAATTAGAGATGTTACTGATATGGATAAAATAAAAAACGGAGATATTCTAGTTTCTTCGAGAACATACCCAGACTTATTACCCGCTATGAAAAAGTCCTCTGCTATTATTGCAGAACTTGGAGGGCTTCTCTCTCACGCAGCTATAGTCTCTAGAGAATTTGGTATTCCCTGTCTTGTGGGGGTTCAAAACGCTACATCCAAGATTAAGGATGGCGATTATCTGGAAATCGACACAGAAACAGGAGATATAATTATTATATAACTAGATAACCCTTATTATTCTCTCAAATACTTCCTCACTGCTAAGTAACTTGCGATAGAACCGAAGACGACACCGGAACCAAGAATGGAAAAAACTATCCAAAGTAAGTTGCTAATGTAATATTGGAAAATATTGAAACCGGCAAAATATTGCGAATACGAATGATTCATCCAGAAAGTCGCAAGAGCAAAGAAGAGAAGTATAACAATAGCTGATATCACCCCACAAAGTATACCACTTACCATAAACGGCCCCTTCACATATCTACTCGATGCACCAACAAGTCTCATCACAGATATTTCATCTTTTGCCATAAAGATGGTGAGACGGATAGTGTTGAATGTAATAAGTATTGAAATTATTATAAATATAATAGCAAGCCAAATCCCGATAATATTTGCCGAAGAGATAATACTGGAAAGACGGTCTATCACTATTTTATTTTGCTGATAATTTACTTTATCTATTATGTTGTGTCCGTCTTTAGAAAGAACACTGCTCCCCTTCAAAAATTCTGCTATACCTTCGTATTGAGAAGGGTCTTTGGCTTTTATGTTGAGCACCGCCCCAAGAGGATTCTCTCCCAACTCATTTAGAGCCTGTAATGTAAGTTCGTCCGCCTTATGTTTCTCTTTAAAGTTTGCAAGAGCGTCGTCTTTCGACAGATAAATGACATTCTCTACCTCTGGTAATGCCTCGAGAGACTTTTGTATTGAAAGAATGTCGGGTTCAGTAGTATTTAAAACAAAATAGACATTTACATCCACTTTGGCTTTTATATTATCCAAGGTGTATTTGAAAAAACCACCGAGAAGTATCATGGAAGAGATAATGAACAGAGTAATGGTCATTACGAGAAGAGAAGAAAGTGTAACAAAACCATTTCTAAAAAAATTGATTATACCTGATCTAAAAACTCTTTTTATATTAATCCAAAGCATATCTTTAGTATTATAACACGTATCTGCCTGTGGGATCATCTCTGACTATTCTCCCTTTGTCCATACTAATAACTCTTTTACCAAGAGAATCTATCACACCCTTATTGTGCGTAGTAAGTATCACAGTAGTACCAAGATCATTTATCTTTTTAAGAATTTGGATAATTTCGTGGGTATTAAGCGGATCCAGATTGCCTGTCGGTTCATCTGCAACAATAATATCCGGCTGATTTACTATAGCTCTTGCTATCGCCACTCTCTGCTTTTCCCCACCAGAAAGTTCGTCTGGAAAATTGAATGCTTTTTTACCGAGATCAACAAGTTCAAGTACGTGAGGAACGTCTTGAGATATCTCGTCATCTGTCCTGCTTGAGGCTTCCATTGCAAAAGCTACATTTTCATAAACGGTTTTATTTGGCAAAAGCCTGTAATCTTGGAAAACAGTACCTATCTTTCTTCTAAAATGATGAATCTCGTCTTTTTTCATCTTATGGATATTCAGAGATCCAAAAAAAACAGAACCTCTGGATGGCTTATCCTCGGCTATGAGCATTTTCAGAAGGGTGGTTTTACCTGCACCAGAGTGGCCTACAATAGAAACAAATTCTTTTGGTGCTATCGACAAAGTAACCTCCTCAAGAGCGACGGAATCATCGGCATATATTTTTGAAACTTTATCAAAAACTATCATTTCGCCT
The genomic region above belongs to Candidatus Paceibacterota bacterium and contains:
- a CDS encoding endonuclease/exonuclease/phosphatase family protein, which codes for MKIVSLNTWGGLAGKDLLLSFFEKYRNEVDIFCLQEIWAGPYKKLDGQVVGGRNLEHDKIMINGKQEISRILPNYTAYFRPHLMDHYGLLMLIKKDLEVLEEGEVFVHKEKGHIPEGDVGHHARNIQYIKIDTEKGSRTVINFHGLWNGKGKGDSEDRLLQSDKIVDFIKKASSPVVLCGDFNLLPETESLNKFEKIGLRNLIKENNIKSTRTSLYTKPEKYADYIFTSKDIKVEDFKVLPEEVSDHNALLLDFE
- a CDS encoding MFS transporter; this encodes MSVIQKAVPNFRRSSLLVLYIVGFIFALRTALPSYVNSSFLSQITAEKLVGIIYAIASILTIIGFFAIPWILSRLGNYRTVIGLSAINTAVLAVLALANNPLVLLVAFLIAYVVTILIGYCFDVFVEHYSRNVETGRIRSFYLTSINIAWIFAPLASAYLSGENSFQKVFLISAFIMAIVVLVATLSLRDFKDTRYKHFKLLDTVKEIADNKNIRSITMANLLLHIFYSWMIIYTPIYLNQYLGFSWQQIGVAFTIMLVPFILVQVPLGWLADKKLGEKELLCVGFLIMAISTCVLTFMSAKSFLLWGVMLFITRVGAAVIEIMTETYFFKKINTENTNLISVFRMTSPIAYVIGPLLATWFLSYFGMNYMFVALGVIMLLGIKYSLAIEDTR
- a CDS encoding permease-like cell division protein FtsX, with amino-acid sequence MLWINIKRVFRSGIINFFRNGFVTLSSLLVMTITLFIISSMILLGGFFKYTLDNIKAKVDVNVYFVLNTTEPDILSIQKSLEALPEVENVIYLSKDDALANFKEKHKADELTLQALNELGENPLGAVLNIKAKDPSQYEGIAEFLKGSSVLSKDGHNIIDKVNYQQNKIVIDRLSSIISSANIIGIWLAIIFIIISILITFNTIRLTIFMAKDEISVMRLVGASSRYVKGPFMVSGILCGVISAIVILLFFALATFWMNHSYSQYFAGFNIFQYYISNLLWIVFSILGSGVVFGSIASYLAVRKYLRE
- the ftsE gene encoding cell division ATP-binding protein FtsE, which produces MIVFDKVSKIYADDSVALEEVTLSIAPKEFVSIVGHSGAGKTTLLKMLIAEDKPSRGSVFFGSLNIHKMKKDEIHHFRRKIGTVFQDYRLLPNKTVYENVAFAMEASSRTDDEISQDVPHVLELVDLGKKAFNFPDELSGGEKQRVAIARAIVNQPDIIVADEPTGNLDPLNTHEIIQILKKINDLGTTVILTTHNKGVIDSLGKRVISMDKGRIVRDDPTGRYVL
- a CDS encoding PEP-utilizing enzyme; translated protein: MKNVADFFFLERVPKGYPMDVLYINLGHTNIAKRPEFGLKTQGAMILVFSEGHYDIFLEKEKWFKAGQTVLDYVLENDDRFIAWERKTRRWLAYIAEVNNKFKKIDFGVFTDKELMQQLDWILEFEKTDGIENAEITSSNYGTNLIYQRFESTLKELGFAPHNIGQILLRSTRSFPLIEYEKEISRLAIWLINEKKNYVLDYEIADQEILNKIENILDEYDWLDASLASKPKSIQNVIDDINVLLQFKDKLSKVIAEREYDREDKRSEREKVLEAVLQRASSKQKRVIDFAIESSELGRILVDEIMKFIYYRRRIYAEIGKRIRLSEIETKYLLPEEIRSCLLHSTKPDIEIVRQRQEIFVCILENDQIDIYTGQQAKEWRDKLKEIVSNDVRPLKGEIAFSKGKIKGIAKIIRDVTDMDKIKNGDILVSSRTYPDLLPAMKKSSAIIAELGGLLSHAAIVSREFGIPCLVGVQNATSKIKDGDYLEIDTETGDIIII
- a CDS encoding GAP family protein, which codes for MEKRKWGAVGILVLAIVILILAYSGFFHFRLPDLRTYNGFLPALVGISAIVDSLNPCAFSVLFLTVAFLFSLGRSRRKIVEAGLAYIFGIFATYVLIGLGILHVLSILNIPNIMAKLGALAIIIFGAIGLINEFFPNFPIKLKIPEIGYKRIATLVEKATIPTALILGFVVGLFEFPCTGGPYLFVLGLLHDQNNVLRGFWYLIFYNLMFVLPLLIALLIAVNRQVLEAMDKVRRAETKQARVWVAIIMILLGLLIFVIQ
- a CDS encoding Gmad2 immunoglobulin-like domain-containing protein; amino-acid sequence: MKKSIIVLILIIVVIIFMALIFDWGRREVVAPSINSELPIQVVMPKDNQEVKSPIKISGKARGTWFFEGSFPIDLVDSNGNTIASGIATSSENWMTEDFINFSAEISYEKATNTKRVLLVLKKDNPSDNPDLDQNIFIPVILK